ACAAAGTGATACCcataaatgaattataaatGTAATGCAGCGGAGAAATTCGGTGGCAGTTTAGtcatttaaagaaaaagaattaataaataaaaataaatacagaaATACAAAAGGTGCTCTGGCATTTAAAATCCGCGTGGGGTTCAGTAAAAATGTTGGAGGGACCACCATATGAACCACGTTTCCCaaataactctctctctctctctctctctctctgatgGGAAAGATGGGAAAGATGTGAAAGAGCAAAAACAAAACTGTTTTCTCTCCGCATTCACTAAATATCACGTGCTCTAATTTTTCTCCTATAAAAGAGCGTCCTCAATAAGAGTTGAATCAAACTGTTCTTGCAAATTACGATTTTTCTCCCTTTCCATTCAACCCAGAGTCGCCACCGATTCAGGCGTCCAAATTCCATTCAATTCATTCCACCTGCCCATGGACTGGATTCGAGGACATGAGATTGGGTGTGGGAGTTTTGCGACCATCAATTTAGCCATGCCTTCTAACACTTCTACTGCTCAGTTTCCTCCATTAATGGCCGTTAAATCATCTCCAGCTGTCTCCTCTGCCTCGCTAAAGAACGAGAAGCGGGTTTTGGATCTTTTGGGTGATTGCCCTCAAATTATACGGTGTTTTGGTGAGAGCTGCAGCGTTGAGAGAGGCGACGAGTTATATAATTTGTTTCTTGAGTATGCTAGTGGGGGTAGTTTGGCCGACAGAATACAGAGCCACGGTGGTTGGTTGCCGGAATTTGAGGTTCGGCGGTTGACTAGGACGATTCTCGAAGGGCTTCGGTATATTCACGAGAAAGGATTTGTTCACTGCGATGTGAAGCCTCGGAATATTCTAGTGTTTGGTGACGGCGATGCTAAAATTGCTGATTTTGGATTGTCGAAGAAGGCGGGGAAAAACAGAGCAGAAACAGGGGAAGAGGGGAAATTTCAATTGAGAGGCTCTCCCCTGTACATGTCGCCGGAATCGGTGAACGATAACGAGTACGAGTCGCCGTGTGACATTTGGGCTGTCGGATGCGCGGTGGTGGAGATGTTGACCGGAAAACCCGCTTGGAATTTCCCAATGGAATCCAACATCTATTCTCTGTTACTTAAAATTGGGATCGGAGAGGAATTGCCGAAAATCCCCAAATATATTTCCGAGGAAGGGAAAGATTTTCTGGGTAAATGCCTGGTGAAGGATCCCGCAAAGAGATGGACGGCTGAGATGCTTCTGAACCATCCATTTCTAGCAGACTCCGGCAGCAGCTCTGTTCCATTGACGCCCAAGGATGAACCATCAACGTCGCCGAGATGCCCTTTCGATTTCGAAGATTGGGCATCAATTCACTCGCAAGAGGTGGATCAGAAATTCGAGGAAGAATCAAATTGTTGGTTGGATTCGTCGTGTCCGTGGTCGTGTTCACCGACGGAGCGGCTGCTTCAGCTAGTGGACAACGGGCCAGTTGACTGGGTCATCACTGACAGTTGGGTCACCGTCAGATGATTTCCAATCACGGTTGGATTCGGGAGTGGACGCAAAAGACGGAGGGATATTTTGGGGTTgaagaatttaattttggaagatCTTCAATCAAAATGAACGATCCACAATTCATTTGATTCGTTgattagttttgattttatgttaGTTGTAAATTTGGTGATGATTGATGGGTGGACACACGGTTGAGTTGATGGATGGATACACAAACTAAATGTGGGTGGTCCAACTCCAGtgtacataaaaaaaaaaaaaaaaaaaaaagaagtaggGTAGACTCACAAAAACATACGAAACCGTTACTagacaaattaaaaatgaatcaaattgagtattttaatattataggaagcaaattgaaataaaatgaaagtagagactaaaaaaataaaaattcatgttgaaagtttgaagttaaattatagtcaacttaaaaaatcaatgtttTGATGTTGTTAGGCTTTccggagaaaaaaaaaaaaaaattggtttacATAAACACAAGTCGCGCGCTGAATAAAATTTTCGAAGTAATCTGCACTTTGTGTTTGAATTGATCAGGAAGGGGTTAAAGAAAAGTCCTAACGTTGACTACAGATAACTTATAAAACGAAACTGGTAAGGTGTGAAAAAGGAACAAATTGGGGGTTGGAGAAGCAACTgtgcaataaaaaaaacataagaaCAAGGATCATGGGACTAATCTAAATACAACCAAACCAGGAAGCTTCATTTTGCTGAAGATTTCAATTCAAAGAGGGTGGATCATTTCATTCAACATTCAAAGTAAGCCTTATGAGACCATGGGGACCCAAACATATATAatacccataaaaaaaaaaaataccaattgGCTTCATACTTTCAAATTGAATTGTGCTAATCTATAACCAAGAAATTTGACTATGAGATCTACTTAAGACATAAATTCTAATTAACATAACCATATATATGTAACCTCATATGTAGCACCTGATAAGCAAGTGAAATAAGCTCTTGCACATGAAGGACTAGCCAATCACCAGAGCTAGGTTCATTAGGCAATTGATTCATTGCTAAATAAAGATCAAAATGAGCTGCATTCTTTCCAACTGCGCCAGGTAGATGACTGAGACACCTGTAAAACAACAGAATTTTGGTTTTAATtcgataaaaagaaaattaacaaTTTGTAGTAACCAATAATTACAGTTTTATCATGGATCACTGACTGAAGAAATGCCCAGTGGCAAGTGATGTAATTAttcacctttttttaaaaagaaccTGAGATGTATTAATCACAAAAAGCACAACCTAGG
This sequence is a window from Cucurbita pepo subsp. pepo cultivar mu-cu-16 chromosome LG19, ASM280686v2, whole genome shotgun sequence. Protein-coding genes within it:
- the LOC111781364 gene encoding mitogen-activated protein kinase kinase kinase 17-like, whose product is MDWIRGHEIGCGSFATINLAMPSNTSTAQFPPLMAVKSSPAVSSASLKNEKRVLDLLGDCPQIIRCFGESCSVERGDELYNLFLEYASGGSLADRIQSHGGWLPEFEVRRLTRTILEGLRYIHEKGFVHCDVKPRNILVFGDGDAKIADFGLSKKAGKNRAETGEEGKFQLRGSPLYMSPESVNDNEYESPCDIWAVGCAVVEMLTGKPAWNFPMESNIYSLLLKIGIGEELPKIPKYISEEGKDFLGKCLVKDPAKRWTAEMLLNHPFLADSGSSSVPLTPKDEPSTSPRCPFDFEDWASIHSQEVDQKFEEESNCWLDSSCPWSCSPTERLLQLVDNGPVDWVITDSWVTVR